Proteins encoded in a region of the Onthophagus taurus isolate NC chromosome 10, IU_Otau_3.0, whole genome shotgun sequence genome:
- the LOC111419096 gene encoding SPARC, with translation MKYQLLFCIILCVALIGASSTEKPRKHKKVRRIMKPIAIEETKSEPDDIFKIMEEDEKIDEDESKETETIDNRVPHVDPCASVLCSAGRICEINEENEPACVCIVECPEETDPRRKVCSNFNETWPSDCAVYQQRCFCDLGDSRCKGENYKHTHVEYYGSCREMPDCTKEEMIDFPRRMRDWLFNVMRDLADRKELPNHFIKMELEAENNQTRRWTNAAIWKWCDLDGHPADRSVSRHELFPIRAPLMSLEHCIAPFLDSCDVDDDHRIALEEWTKCLGIEEDDFDVKCEELEVRYR, from the exons ATGAAGTATCAACTCCTTTTTTGTATCATCCTTTGTGTTGCTTTAATCGGGGCCTCAAGCACAGAAAAACCT aGAAAGCACAAAAAAGTAAGGCGCATAATGAAACCAATCGCGATTGAAGAAACAAAATCAGAACCCgacgatattttcaaaatcatggAGGAAGATGAAAAAATCGATGAGGATGAATCAAAAGAAACCGAAACGATCGATAACCGAGTTCCTCACGTAGACCCGTGTGCAAGCGTTTTATGTAGCGCTGGTCGGATTTGTGAAATTAACGAGGAAAACGAACCCGCTTGCGTTTGCATCGTTGAGTGTCCCGAAGAAACCGATCCAAGACGAAAAGTTTGCAGCAACTTCAACGAAACTTGGCCGTCGGATTGCGCCGTTTACCAACAAAGATGTTTCTGCGATTTAGGAGATTCACGATGTAAAGgagaaaattataaacacaCTCACGTCGAGTATTACGGATCTTGTAGGGAAATGCCCGATTGCACTAAAGAGGAGATGATTGATTTTCCGCGTCGTATGCGAGATTGGCTCTTTAACGTGATGAGAGATTTAGCCGATCGTAAAGAACTCCCCAATCATTTCATCAAAATGGAACTCGAAGCGGAAAATAATCAGACTAGAAGATGGACAAACGCGGCTATTTGGAAGTGGTGCGATTTAGATGGACATCCAGCTGATAGATCTGTATCGAGGCACGAATTATTCCCAATAAGAGCCCCGTTGATGTCTTTGGAACATTGCATTGCTCCGTTTTTAGATTCTTGCGATGTCGATGACGATCATCGCATCGCACTTGAAGAGTGGACGAAATGTTTAGGGATAGAGGAG gaTGATTTCGACGTTAAATGCGAAGAGTTGGAAGTTCGTTATCGATAA